Within the Pseudonocardia alni genome, the region CCACGGCTACGAGACCACCGGCATGGCGCTCGTGGTGATCGGCAACGGCCTGGCCGGGATGCTCGCCGCCTACGTGCGGGACCGGTTCAGCGACGACGTCGTCCTCGCCACCCACGGCCCCGCCGAGCTGCCCGGCTGGGTCGCGGCGAACCTGGAGGCGGGCGGCGTGCGGGTCGTGGAGTCCCCGATCACGGCGATCGACGGCGACCTGGGCGCGCTCGAGCTCCGCTTCGCCGACGGCACCACCCTCGCCCGCGACGGCATCTACCACCGCGCCCCGACCCGCCCTGGCACCGCGCTGGCCGGGAGCCTCGGCGCGACCGTGCTCGACGACGGCACGATCGCCGTCGACGAGTGCGGCCGGACCTCGGTCCCGGGGGTCTCCGCCGCCGGCGACGCGGCCCGTCAGCCCGGGCTGCCCGACGGCGTGACACTGGTGAGCGTGGGCGCCGGGAGCGGCGTCGCCGCGGCGGTGTGGCTGGAGCAGGAGCTGTTCCGGACCGGTCTGCCGGTCGCCCCCGGCCAGGGGTGAGCCCGGCGGGCGCCCCGGACGCGGTCCGGGGCGCCCGGGTCAGTACCGCAGCTCGTCCACCGAGGGGGTGGCGGCCAGCCGGGGCAGGACCCGGCGCTGCACCCGCTGCGCGACGCCCGGGCCCAGCTGCCCGTCCCCGACCCCGATGCGGCGCTCCGTGCGGTCGGCCTCGACCCGGCGGCCGTCGGGGGGCTGCGGCCCGACCGGCTCTCCGGGGGCCAGGCCCGCCGGGTCGCGCTCGCCAGGGCGCTGGCAGGCGACCCCGCCCTGCTCGTGCTCGACGAGCCCACCGCGGGCCTCGATCCCGCCTCGACCGCCGTCGTCGTCGAGCTGCTCCGGGCCCGCGGCGGCGTCACCCTCGTCGTCACCCACGACCCGGCCGTCGCCGCGGTCGCCGACCGGGTCGTGCGGGTGGGCGCCCCCGCGCCGCCGCCGTCCCCGGCCGGTCCGCCGCCGTCCGGGGCAGGAGCACGGCCGTCGCCCACCGCGGTACCGGTCCTCGACGCGCGGCACGTCACCACGGCCGTCCCCGGGGCCGCCGCGGACGTGGTCGTTCCCGTGCGGCCCGGCGGGCTGACCGTGGTCACCGGGCCGTCCGGCTGCGGCAAGACCACCCTGCTCCGGGCACTGGCCGGGGTGCGGCCGGGGGGCACCCTCGCACTGGCCGGTGCCGCCACGCCGTGGCCGGTGGGTGACCGCACCCCGGGCGTCGTCGCGCTGGTCGGGCAGCACCCCGTCCACGAGCTCAACCCGGCCCGCACCGCGGGGGCCGCCGTCGCCCGCCCGCTGCGCCGGCTCCATGGCCTGTCCGCCGCCGGCGCCCGCGCCGAGGCGGTCCGGCTGCTGGGCGCGGTCGGCCTGCCGCCCGACGTGGCGGGACGGCGCCCGGCGGCGCTGTCCTGCTCGACCCGGACGACCCCGAGCTGCTGGCGGTCGCCCGGCCCGCCGCCGCGGCCGCCCGGCCCGCCGCCGGGCTGGCCGGCCCGGGCCGGGCCCACGAGCCGTTCCCCGCGTTCGTGCGGAGCCGGGTCGGGCCGCTCGCGCGGCGACTCACCGGCACCGACGCGACGGTCCTGCTGCCCGTCGCCGGGCCGGACGACGTCGCCGCGGCCGACGCCGCGGGCCGGGCCGCGCTGTCCGGCGGCGCACCGGCCGGCGACGCGGGCCCCGCCGACGCGGTCGCCCGGCTCGACGCCGTCGCGCTGCGTGCCATGGCCTCGGTGTTCGACGCGGGGGACCCCGACGTCGCCCCGCGGCACGCGTGGCTGGTGCGGCGGTGGCGGGCCGAGCTCGCCGCGCACGGCGACCCCGGGCCGCAGCCGGACGGCGCGCTGCACGCGGCCTGCACCGACCTGGGCTACCCGCCCGCGATGGTCGAGTTCTTCGCCGCCGCCATGGCCCACCTGCCCGAGCTGCTGCGCGACGAGGTGCCGCTGCAGGCGCTGCTGTTCCCCGACGGCGAGATCGCCACCGCCCTGGCGAGCTACCAGGACAACACGATCAACACCTACCTCAACGGGGCGCTGGCCCACCTCGCCGCGACCACCGCACGGACCCGGGCGGAGCCGCTGCGCGTCCTGGAGCTGGGCGTCGGCGTCGGCGGCAGCACCCGCGCCGTCCTCGACGGCCTGGGGGAGGCGCCGGTCGACTACCTGTTCACCGACGTCTCACGGTTCTTCCTCGACCTGGCCGCGACCCGGTTCCCCGGGGTGCGGACCGCGCTGCTCGACGTCACCACCGACCTGGCCGCCCACGACGGCCGACACGACCTCGTCGTCGCGGCGAACGTCCTGCACAACGCCGTCGACGTCCGCGCGACGCTCGCCGCCCTCCGCGGGGTGCTGGCCCCCGGCGGGGTGCTCGCCCTGGTCGAGTCGACCCGCGAGCACCTCCCGGCGCTGGTGTCGATGCAGTTCCTCATGTCCGCGCGTCCGGGCGCGGCCGCCGCCGGCAGCGGGGACCTGCGCGCCGGCACCGACCGGATCTTCCTGACCGAACGGCAGTGGTGGGCCGAGCTCGCCGCCGCTGGTCTACGGCCGGTCGCGGCGCTGCCCCGTGACACGGACCCGCTGCGGGCGCTGGGGCAGCAGCTGCTGGTGGCGACGTAGTCACCCCGCCCCGGCGGCGGTACGGCGCGGTGCGGTCACTTCTTCGCGCAGACGCACCCCTGCGAGGACCCACCCGCGATCTTCGCCGAGCAGAACCTCCGGTCGATCGCGTCGTGATCCTCCCAGGGGTGCGGGCAGACCGGGCACAGCTCGTCCGGGGTGGTGTCGCGTGAGGCGGTCGAGGGGGTCGGGTCGTCCATGCTGATGGTTCTCCTTCGGGGTTGTCGCCCCGAGCGGACCCGGGGACGGGTCAGTCGGCCGGTGGCCCGGTGGGTCGCCGCAGCGGGGCGCCGACCTCGTGCAGGTGGCGGAGGACCTCGGCGTAGGAACGCAGGGGACCGGTCCGGGTGTAGGGCAGGCCGTGGGTGGTGCAGAACTCCTGCACGATCGGCTGAGCGCGGCGCAGGTGCGGGCGCGGCATCCGGGGGAACAGGTGGTGCTCGATCTGGTAGTTCAGGCCGCCCAGCGCGACGTCGAGCACCCGGCCGCCGAGCACGTTGCGCGAGGTCAGCACCTGCTTGTGCAGGTGGTCCAGTCGCCGTCCCGCCGGGATGACCGGCATCCCCTTGTGGTTCGGAGCGAACGCCAGACCCATGTACACCCCCCAGAGCCCCTGGTGCACGACGACGAACGCGACGGCCTGCACCGGCGCGAGGACCCAGAACACCGCCCCCAGGTACCCGACGGCGTGCGCGACGAACAACGCCGCCTCCAGCCGCGGGCGGGGGACCTCTCGACGCAGGATCGCCCGGACGGCGGTGAGGTGCAGGCTCCACCCCTCCAGGAACAGCAGCGGGAGGAACAGGTACGCCTGGTGGCCGACCATCCATCGGACGGGGCCCCGCGTGGCGGCGGCCTGCTCGGGACTGAAGGCGAGCACCGGGATGTCGATGTCCGGGTCGTCGTCGGCGTGGTTGGGATGGGCGTGGTGTGCGGTGTGCTGGGTGACCCAGGCACCGTAGCTCAGCCCGACCAGCCCGCCGTGCAGGTAGCCGACGACGTCGTTGGCACGCCGGCCGGCGAAGATCTGACGGTGGCCCGCGTCGTGGCCGATGAAGGCCAGCTGCGTGGTCACGACCGCGAAGAACACCGCTAGCAGCAGCTGCCACCAGGACGGGCCGAGCCACACGAACAGCGTGAGGCCGCCGGCGAGCAGGACCGCGTTCGCCGCGAACAGGAGCAGGTAGGTGCGACGGGCCTCCTGCAGCAGACCCGCCCCGGACACCAGGGCGGCCAGCTCGCCGAACCCGCCCGCCGTCGTCGGACGGGGGGACGTGCCGGTGGGTGGGGACGTAGTCATGCGAGCTCTCCGGTCGACCCTCGGGACACGGGACGGGCGGTCCTCACGACCGCACGGCTCACGCGTCGGAACGAGCCGCCGAGACAGCGACCACGCGACCCTGGCCGGTGCGGGAACGGCCGGAACCGCACCACGGGACGGCACGGTCGCGCCTCCGTAATGTGACACACGGGTCGCCGGGCCGCACGCCCACGCCCGGTCGCAGCTCGGCCGGGAGCCTCCTCAGGAGCCGGGCCGGAAGGCGCGGCGGGCCGCCGCCGACGGGGCAGCCCTGCGGCGCTCGTGCACCGCGGCGGCGTCGGCCGGGTCGGCGGTGATCGTCGGGGAGGCGGGGGGCCAGGCCGGTGACGGCCCGGCCGGCGCTCAGCGCTGCCGGACCGGCCGGACGAGGATCTCGTTGACGTCGATCTCGGGGGAGGTGCCGACCGCGTAGGCGACGGCGTCGGCGACGGCCTCCGGTGCGATCGCGTGCCTGCGGTAGGCGGCCATGGCGTCGCGGGCGGTCGGGTCGGTGATGCCGGCGGCGAGCTCGGAGGTCACGACACCGGGGGCCACCTCGCCGTCCCAGGTGCCGGTGGCCAGGAACGACAGCAGCCGTGGCACCCGCGGGCTCCACAGCTCCCGGGTGCCGTCGAGCGAGCCGATGGTGAACACCGAGAACGACGCCGGCGCGACGGTGTCGTAGAGCGCCTCCGCCGCGGCCATCTTCATCGGCTGCTGCTGGGTCATCAGCCGGGCCTGCAGGTCCCCGGTGAGGACGACGCCGAGGCTCCCGGCGAGCGTCGTCCACAGCCCGACCCGGATGGAGGGGTGGAACACCTCCCGGTGGCGGCCGCGCACCAGGTTCCAGGCGCTGATCGCGACGAGGAACATCCCAAAGGCGAGCAGTCCCTCGATCGCCAGCGGGGCACCGAAGACGTCGCCGGCGAAGCGGCTGTAGTCGCTCCAGTTCATCCCGAACTGGAACTCCTGCACGATGCCGGTGACGACGCCCATCGCGAAGTTGATCAGGAACAGCTTCCCCCAGAACTT harbors:
- a CDS encoding NAD(P)/FAD-dependent oxidoreductase; this translates as MNDTYDVVVVGGGPAGLSATLVLGRQRRRVLLVDAGEPRNAPAAEMHMYLGRDGADPAQLLADGRAEVDAYPTVTRRAGRVVGVRGALDDFTLDLDDDGAVVRARRLLLAGGQVDEPLDVPGLAQRWGGSVFHCPFCHGYETTGMALVVIGNGLAGMLAAYVRDRFSDDVVLATHGPAELPGWVAANLEAGGVRVVESPITAIDGDLGALELRFADGTTLARDGIYHRAPTRPGTALAGSLGATVLDDGTIAVDECGRTSVPGVSAAGDAARQPGLPDGVTLVSVGAGSGVAAAVWLEQELFRTGLPVAPGQG
- a CDS encoding class I SAM-dependent methyltransferase, with the protein product MRSRVGPLARRLTGTDATVLLPVAGPDDVAAADAAGRAALSGGAPAGDAGPADAVARLDAVALRAMASVFDAGDPDVAPRHAWLVRRWRAELAAHGDPGPQPDGALHAACTDLGYPPAMVEFFAAAMAHLPELLRDEVPLQALLFPDGEIATALASYQDNTINTYLNGALAHLAATTARTRAEPLRVLELGVGVGGSTRAVLDGLGEAPVDYLFTDVSRFFLDLAATRFPGVRTALLDVTTDLAAHDGRHDLVVAANVLHNAVDVRATLAALRGVLAPGGVLALVESTREHLPALVSMQFLMSARPGAAAAGSGDLRAGTDRIFLTERQWWAELAAAGLRPVAALPRDTDPLRALGQQLLVAT
- a CDS encoding RGCVC family protein; the protein is MDDPTPSTASRDTTPDELCPVCPHPWEDHDAIDRRFCSAKIAGGSSQGCVCAKK
- a CDS encoding fatty acid desaturase family protein is translated as MTTSPPTGTSPRPTTAGGFGELAALVSGAGLLQEARRTYLLLFAANAVLLAGGLTLFVWLGPSWWQLLLAVFFAVVTTQLAFIGHDAGHRQIFAGRRANDVVGYLHGGLVGLSYGAWVTQHTAHHAHPNHADDDPDIDIPVLAFSPEQAAATRGPVRWMVGHQAYLFLPLLFLEGWSLHLTAVRAILRREVPRPRLEAALFVAHAVGYLGAVFWVLAPVQAVAFVVVHQGLWGVYMGLAFAPNHKGMPVIPAGRRLDHLHKQVLTSRNVLGGRVLDVALGGLNYQIEHHLFPRMPRPHLRRAQPIVQEFCTTHGLPYTRTGPLRSYAEVLRHLHEVGAPLRRPTGPPAD